The DNA sequence TGGCGGCAATCAATGAGGGTCTCAATAAATCACGGGAGATGCTGCAGGAAGAGATGGCAAAGGTAACCGGCGGCATGCAGATGCCTTTCGGGATGTAAGTGTGTTTTATCCTGCGCCGATAGAAAGGTTGATCGAAAACCTTACAAAACTCCCCGGCATCGGCAGGAAGACTGCCACACGGCTTGCCTTTTTCCTTTTAAATGCCAGGGACAGTTACATAACGGAGCTTTCGACGAGTCTTATCGATATCAAGGAGAAGATACGGCTCTGCAGTATCTGCTTCAATATTACCGATACTGACCCATGTGAGGTATGCAGGGACGCGAGGAGGAGCAGATCGACGGTCTGCGTGGTGGAGGAGTCTTCACACATGATGGTCATTGAATCGTCCTATCCGGGCTATTTCCGCTACCATATCCTTCATGGCGTCATAAACCCTATCGAGGGGATCGGCCCTGACGAGATCAGGATCAAGGAATTGAGA is a window from the Syntrophorhabdaceae bacterium genome containing:
- the recR gene encoding recombination mediator RecR, which gives rise to MFYPAPIERLIENLTKLPGIGRKTATRLAFFLLNARDSYITELSTSLIDIKEKIRLCSICFNITDTDPCEVCRDARRSRSTVCVVEESSHMMVIESSYPGYFRYHILHGVINPIEGIGPDEIRIKELRERIEKEDIKEVIIATNPNIEGNTTAHYIGEMLKPLDVKITRIASGVPVGGDIVYIDLLTIKSSLDNRKNL